From a region of the Sinorhizobium sp. B11 genome:
- a CDS encoding SOS response-associated peptidase: MCGRVFVKSDLVTLMQAFAFAGREGALGMANQFPRYNGAPSLDYPIIIMDVDRNNNMGANFAPAQWGLKPAWWKAGMPTPVNAKCEEVADKPMFRNAYQSSRCLVPIDGYFEWKKLEPSGKKKQAYAIAMKSGQPFALAGLWERWRDPKTDLQVRTFAILTCAANEMMSTIHDRMPVILHEKDYQRWLSDVPPPHDLMTQFPSELMTMWSIGPNVGNPRNDQPDIIEEIDPDPEPSFL; encoded by the coding sequence ATGTGCGGGAGAGTGTTCGTCAAATCCGATCTGGTCACGCTGATGCAGGCTTTTGCCTTTGCCGGCAGAGAAGGTGCGCTCGGCATGGCAAACCAGTTTCCGCGCTACAACGGCGCTCCGAGCCTGGATTACCCGATCATCATCATGGATGTTGACCGGAACAACAACATGGGCGCCAACTTCGCACCGGCGCAATGGGGGCTGAAGCCGGCCTGGTGGAAAGCCGGGATGCCTACGCCGGTCAACGCAAAATGCGAAGAAGTTGCCGACAAGCCAATGTTCCGGAATGCGTACCAGAGCAGCCGCTGCCTCGTGCCGATCGACGGGTATTTTGAATGGAAAAAACTCGAACCTTCGGGAAAGAAGAAGCAGGCCTATGCAATCGCGATGAAGAGCGGGCAGCCTTTTGCTCTCGCCGGCCTCTGGGAGAGGTGGCGCGATCCAAAAACCGATTTGCAGGTTCGGACTTTTGCCATCCTCACCTGCGCCGCCAACGAAATGATGTCGACTATCCACGACCGTATGCCTGTTATCCTGCATGAAAAGGACTATCAGCGCTGGCTATCCGACGTGCCGCCGCCGCATGATTTGATGACGCAGTTTCCAAGCGAACTAATGACCATGTGGTCGATCGGACCCAACGTCGGCAATCCAAGGAATGACCAGCCCGATATCATCGAGGAGATCGACCCTGATCCAGAGCCGTCTTTCCTATAG